A genomic region of Gemmata massiliana contains the following coding sequences:
- a CDS encoding EF-hand domain-containing protein encodes MRTTLIAGCVLVVTCGFAPFVMGADPAPKSPARSESLELVVVSEARLTRIELRIDLDGRSAPAIWNETFDKLFAYYDRNGDGALDEKEAAQLPSPFALRQLLWGQSTPYSGRPAVLKELDTDGDNRVSKAELVGYYQRGGIGHPLVGVGRPQSTAALTAALLKGIDTDNNGTVSEAEWKAAADALRKLDRNDDELIGPGELVPKIGYPGTLGAILLAPPTASEKPVSELDGLPVIVLPADLADTHWASVVVGRRDRDKDGKLDSKEAGLPVDVFATLDAKRSRKLTPAELAAWRKEEPTARHTIRLGKLEQGRPAVERTGASFEMGLLRIDVRPDPGKMPELVAVTRKRYLDRFTDADANADGFVEESEIAKRNQSELRQLLPAADRDGDGKLSRAELVAWLDLQDQITAGHALLTVLDHGAGLFELLDVDHDGSLSVPELRGAWDRVKGAGCIASDGRFDVGKLPRQLILTVSRGHPVNPLGSTRRDGPAWFKAMDRNGDGFVSRREFTGTAELFEKLDLDKDGLLSPEEAKRAEMKK; translated from the coding sequence GTGAGAACTACGCTGATTGCAGGGTGCGTTCTCGTGGTCACGTGCGGGTTCGCGCCCTTTGTGATGGGTGCGGACCCCGCGCCGAAATCGCCCGCCCGCTCGGAGTCGCTGGAACTCGTCGTCGTGAGCGAAGCCCGGCTCACGCGGATCGAACTGCGCATTGATTTGGACGGGCGCTCCGCTCCCGCCATCTGGAACGAAACGTTCGACAAACTCTTCGCGTACTACGACCGCAACGGCGACGGCGCGCTCGACGAGAAAGAGGCCGCGCAACTCCCGTCGCCGTTCGCGCTCCGGCAACTCCTTTGGGGGCAGTCTACACCGTACTCCGGGCGCCCGGCGGTGCTCAAGGAACTCGACACGGACGGTGACAACCGGGTGTCAAAAGCCGAACTCGTTGGCTATTACCAGCGCGGCGGGATCGGGCACCCGCTCGTCGGCGTGGGTCGGCCCCAATCGACGGCCGCTCTGACAGCCGCGCTGCTCAAGGGGATCGACACGGACAACAACGGCACCGTCAGCGAGGCCGAGTGGAAGGCGGCAGCCGACGCGCTGCGCAAGCTCGACCGCAACGACGACGAGCTGATCGGCCCCGGCGAACTTGTGCCGAAGATCGGGTACCCGGGTACCCTCGGGGCGATTCTTCTGGCACCGCCGACCGCGAGCGAAAAGCCGGTTTCCGAACTCGACGGGCTACCGGTCATCGTTCTGCCGGCGGACTTGGCGGACACGCACTGGGCGAGCGTCGTAGTGGGCCGACGCGACCGCGACAAGGACGGCAAACTCGACTCGAAAGAAGCGGGACTGCCGGTCGACGTGTTCGCCACACTGGACGCCAAACGTAGCAGGAAACTTACCCCCGCGGAACTCGCGGCGTGGCGCAAGGAGGAGCCGACCGCGCGCCACACGATCCGGCTCGGTAAACTGGAACAGGGGCGGCCCGCGGTAGAGCGGACCGGCGCGTCGTTCGAGATGGGGCTGTTGCGAATCGACGTGCGCCCCGATCCGGGAAAGATGCCGGAACTGGTCGCGGTTACCCGCAAGCGGTACCTCGATCGCTTTACCGACGCGGATGCCAACGCCGACGGATTCGTTGAAGAGAGCGAGATCGCGAAGCGGAACCAGTCGGAATTGCGGCAACTCCTGCCTGCGGCCGACCGCGACGGGGACGGCAAATTGAGCCGGGCGGAACTCGTTGCGTGGCTCGATTTGCAGGACCAGATCACGGCGGGTCACGCGCTCCTCACGGTTCTCGATCACGGCGCGGGGCTGTTCGAGCTACTCGACGTCGACCACGACGGCTCGCTATCGGTTCCCGAATTGCGAGGCGCATGGGACCGCGTGAAGGGGGCCGGTTGCATCGCCTCGGATGGTCGATTCGATGTCGGAAAGCTCCCGCGCCAGCTCATTTTGACCGTGAGCCGCGGGCACCCGGTCAACCCGCTGGGATCGACCCGGCGCGATGGCCCGGCATGGTTCAAGGCGATGGACCGCAACGGCGACGGCTTCGTGTCGCGCCGCGAGTTCACCGGAACGGCCGAACTGTTCGAGAAGCTCGATCTGGACAAGGACGGGTTACTCAGCCCCGAAGAGGCTAAGCGAGCCGAGATGAAGAAATGA
- a CDS encoding CRTAC1 family protein, with protein MFEDASDLIADNPPGLHYGVAVADLDRGRYSFVVAGFGGPNRIFVWSNGALRDVAPPELADDERRAVGVAAGDVDGDGREELYVLNADTFSGPKQFADRLFRRRPDGGWEDLFERPVNRGVRNLSAGRSVAVIDRRGVGRYGFFVANHGRPMRLYELAPGGALADLAPPLELARTGGGRGVLTLPVFSGHPDIFCANERGQNFAYRNRGDGTFEEVATQLHLRDCEEHARGVTTFDWNGEFGLAWVNWDGPHRLMTRGKNGTWKDEATPGFAFPSSVRTLIAADFDNDGNDELFLNHVGEPNRLFRVEPTLVHEETKLSLTMLDAGAAIDAEGLGTGAAICDIDGDGVLELLVARGEKAAQPLAVFKARAAHPNWLRVRPLTRFGAPARGAVVRAEYGGRVRVKGICGGSGYLCQMEPVAHFGLGTASSVDRVTVTWPDGTGVVVLNPGGNRVLTVPYPRG; from the coding sequence ATGTTCGAGGACGCATCCGACCTCATCGCAGACAACCCGCCCGGATTGCACTACGGCGTCGCCGTGGCGGACCTCGACCGCGGGCGCTACTCGTTCGTAGTGGCCGGGTTCGGTGGACCGAACCGCATATTTGTGTGGTCCAACGGGGCGCTGCGAGACGTGGCCCCGCCCGAGTTGGCCGACGACGAGCGTCGAGCGGTCGGCGTGGCCGCGGGCGACGTCGATGGCGACGGCCGGGAAGAACTTTACGTCCTCAACGCGGACACGTTCAGCGGACCGAAACAATTTGCCGATCGGCTTTTCCGGCGCCGACCGGACGGCGGCTGGGAAGACCTCTTCGAGCGCCCGGTGAACCGGGGCGTGCGGAACCTGTCGGCCGGCCGCAGCGTTGCCGTTATCGACCGGCGCGGCGTGGGGCGGTACGGGTTCTTCGTGGCCAACCACGGGCGCCCCATGCGCCTGTACGAACTCGCGCCCGGCGGCGCGCTCGCGGACCTCGCGCCCCCTCTCGAACTGGCACGCACGGGCGGTGGACGCGGGGTGCTCACCCTTCCCGTCTTCTCCGGGCACCCCGACATCTTCTGCGCGAACGAACGGGGCCAAAACTTCGCGTACCGAAACCGCGGCGACGGCACCTTTGAAGAAGTCGCGACCCAACTTCACTTGCGGGACTGCGAGGAGCACGCACGCGGGGTCACGACCTTCGATTGGAACGGCGAGTTCGGTCTGGCGTGGGTGAACTGGGACGGCCCGCACCGACTGATGACACGCGGTAAGAACGGCACCTGGAAGGACGAAGCAACGCCGGGGTTCGCGTTCCCCTCCAGCGTGCGCACGCTGATCGCGGCCGACTTCGACAACGACGGCAACGACGAACTGTTCCTCAACCACGTGGGCGAACCGAACCGCCTCTTCCGCGTGGAACCCACTCTCGTACACGAGGAAACGAAGCTCTCACTCACCATGCTCGATGCGGGCGCGGCAATAGACGCAGAGGGGCTCGGTACCGGCGCTGCGATTTGCGATATCGACGGTGACGGGGTGCTGGAACTCCTGGTCGCCCGAGGTGAGAAAGCGGCTCAACCACTCGCCGTGTTCAAAGCGCGCGCGGCGCATCCGAATTGGCTGCGTGTGCGTCCCCTCACGCGGTTCGGCGCGCCGGCACGCGGAGCCGTCGTTCGGGCTGAATATGGTGGGCGTGTGCGGGTGAAGGGTATTTGCGGCGGAAGCGGCTACCTGTGCCAGATGGAACCGGTCGCACACTTCGGCCTAGGTACAGCCAGTTCCGTCGATCGCGTAACCGTGACGTGGCCCGACGGCACCGGTGTTGTAGTGCTCAACCCCGGAGGTAATCGCGTCCTTACGGTGCCCTACCCACGGGGTTAA
- a CDS encoding DPP IV N-terminal domain-containing protein — MLRTAAAFLLVALPSLATAQSLQTVAEKSDYKSTSRGADVVQFCEAIARRGPVARLDYFGTSHEGRKLPLLVISKDPVATPEDAKKSGKLVVLAFANIHAGEVDGKETLLAFARDLTDKKDHPLLKDLVILLVPNLNADGNEKIDPKNRPGDNGPPNGAGTRANAQGLDLNRDFVKLESPEIRALVKLIDVWNPAMVIDCHTTNGSKHRYTLTYDGPRYPATDTDAATWVRATLFPAVTKHVKDATGFDLAPYGNFNRDRTKWETYPATPRYSIQYFALCGRVGILSESYSYATFKDRIDGTKAFVTACFTVAAEKRQELVKLAQPIKSTRIALRTKTEMFPETTDILGFEEIEKDGKRVATDKPKTYPLHFVGRVTPTEFTEQPFSYLIPATETVVIETLQRHGIKVEELREDIDLDTESLLVSRVETQPSGSPNRRFVVEVGGEWKKTKRRVPAGTVVVKTGQSLGVLASYLLEPRSEDGFTTWAFFGDKLAAGADFTVQRLAKPYPMALGSVRALPETRRADQPVTEALLMGTGGTFTFGFAGTPLTTGAWVDAEHFLQVKEGKLLKVEARTGRAEPFADPALIKKSLAAIKDLDTKIVESTAKSTSFRTNPDRTAFLFDIGPDIGIVYFDGRPGARLTKSSGAKEHVSFAPNGKTVAFVRGNNLFVVDVEKPEEKQLTTDGGGDVFNAKGDWVYEEEIFNRDGKAYWWSPDGAQLAFLRFDDAPVRKFNLVDLQPVRGNLESYAYPKPGDPNPLVKIGIVSVSGGNPVFVDMGTYKPEDTVISRVGWVAESKTVFAFVQNRTQTWLDFVTWTAPDAKPKTLFRETTMAWVDDPGEPRFLPDGSFLFLSERTGWKHLYHYSAGGKLITPITKGDWEVRDVLRIDGKEKTVYFTAGLTSPTGTDFCRVQFGGDTELLSEKGRTHRVSLAPSGGLFVDRFGDAMTPTRSNVCEVGKGAVRKLDTNPVREREEFRFGKYERVKIELKDRFVLEGAITYPPNFDRTKKYPVWLFTYAGPHSPTLRDEWGGGRIMEQSLATSGVICFRVDPRSASGKGAQSAWTCYKQLGVQELKDLEEAVAWLAKNPYIDATRVGISGHSYGGFMAAFALTHSKTFSAGIASGPVTDWALYDTIYTERYMLTPKENPDGYAKSSCVAAAKELNGKLLIVHGMMDDNVHMQNSVQLADALQKTGKDFEMMLYPRARHGIGGGHYLKLQLDFIRRTMGANE, encoded by the coding sequence GTGCTTCGTACTGCTGCCGCGTTCCTGCTGGTCGCACTGCCGTCGTTGGCGACGGCCCAATCGCTTCAAACGGTCGCGGAGAAGAGCGACTACAAATCGACTTCTCGGGGCGCGGACGTCGTCCAGTTTTGTGAGGCCATCGCCCGGCGCGGGCCGGTCGCGCGCCTCGACTACTTCGGCACGTCCCACGAGGGGCGGAAGTTGCCGTTGCTCGTGATCTCGAAAGACCCCGTTGCCACGCCCGAAGACGCGAAGAAAAGCGGTAAACTCGTGGTTCTGGCGTTCGCCAATATCCACGCCGGTGAAGTTGACGGCAAGGAAACTCTGCTCGCGTTCGCACGCGACCTGACCGACAAGAAGGATCACCCGCTACTCAAGGATCTCGTTATTCTGCTCGTGCCGAATCTGAACGCAGACGGCAACGAGAAGATCGATCCGAAGAACCGCCCCGGTGACAACGGCCCTCCGAACGGTGCCGGGACGCGGGCCAACGCCCAAGGACTCGACCTCAACCGCGACTTCGTGAAGCTGGAATCGCCGGAAATTCGTGCCCTGGTGAAGCTGATTGACGTCTGGAACCCGGCGATGGTGATCGACTGCCACACGACCAACGGCAGCAAGCACCGGTACACGCTCACCTACGACGGTCCGCGGTACCCGGCGACCGATACCGATGCCGCGACCTGGGTTCGCGCCACTCTGTTCCCCGCGGTCACGAAACACGTCAAGGACGCGACTGGGTTCGATCTCGCGCCCTACGGCAATTTCAACAGGGATCGCACCAAGTGGGAGACGTACCCCGCGACTCCGCGGTACAGCATCCAGTATTTCGCGTTGTGCGGGCGCGTCGGGATTCTGAGCGAATCGTACAGTTACGCCACCTTCAAGGACCGCATCGACGGTACGAAGGCGTTCGTGACTGCGTGTTTCACTGTTGCTGCGGAAAAGCGCCAGGAACTGGTGAAACTCGCGCAGCCCATCAAGAGCACGCGGATTGCTTTGCGGACCAAGACCGAGATGTTCCCGGAGACCACGGACATCCTGGGTTTCGAGGAGATCGAGAAGGACGGGAAGCGCGTTGCCACGGATAAACCGAAGACCTACCCCCTTCACTTCGTCGGGCGAGTAACGCCGACCGAGTTCACGGAACAGCCGTTCTCGTACCTGATTCCTGCAACTGAAACTGTGGTAATCGAAACGCTTCAACGGCATGGGATCAAGGTCGAGGAGCTGCGCGAAGACATCGATCTCGACACGGAATCGCTCCTCGTTTCTCGCGTGGAGACGCAACCGAGCGGAAGCCCGAACCGGCGCTTCGTGGTCGAGGTTGGCGGGGAGTGGAAGAAAACGAAACGCCGGGTACCGGCCGGAACGGTGGTGGTGAAGACGGGACAGTCGCTCGGTGTACTCGCGAGTTACCTGCTCGAACCACGAAGCGAGGACGGATTTACGACGTGGGCCTTTTTCGGCGACAAACTGGCTGCCGGGGCGGACTTCACCGTTCAGCGCCTCGCGAAACCGTACCCGATGGCACTTGGTAGCGTGCGCGCGTTGCCCGAAACACGTCGAGCGGATCAGCCGGTCACAGAAGCGTTACTGATGGGCACCGGGGGAACGTTCACGTTCGGGTTCGCGGGTACACCGCTCACGACGGGCGCCTGGGTGGATGCCGAGCACTTCCTGCAAGTCAAAGAAGGCAAGCTCCTGAAGGTCGAAGCACGAACGGGACGAGCGGAGCCGTTTGCCGATCCCGCGCTCATCAAGAAGTCGCTCGCGGCGATCAAGGATCTGGACACCAAAATCGTCGAGAGCACAGCGAAGAGTACGTCGTTCCGAACCAACCCCGACCGAACCGCGTTCCTGTTCGACATCGGTCCGGACATCGGCATCGTGTATTTCGACGGGCGCCCCGGCGCTCGCCTCACCAAGAGCAGTGGGGCCAAGGAACATGTCAGCTTCGCACCCAACGGGAAGACGGTCGCGTTCGTTCGTGGGAACAACTTGTTTGTCGTGGATGTGGAGAAGCCGGAGGAGAAGCAACTGACCACCGACGGCGGGGGAGACGTCTTCAACGCGAAGGGTGATTGGGTGTACGAAGAGGAGATTTTCAATCGCGACGGGAAAGCGTACTGGTGGTCGCCGGACGGGGCACAGCTTGCGTTCCTGCGCTTCGACGATGCGCCCGTGCGCAAATTCAATCTCGTTGATCTCCAACCAGTTCGCGGGAACCTGGAGAGCTACGCCTACCCGAAACCGGGCGACCCGAATCCGCTCGTGAAGATCGGCATCGTGAGTGTGAGCGGCGGGAACCCCGTGTTCGTGGACATGGGCACGTACAAGCCGGAAGACACCGTGATTTCGCGCGTGGGGTGGGTGGCCGAATCGAAAACGGTGTTCGCGTTCGTGCAGAACCGGACCCAGACGTGGCTCGACTTCGTGACGTGGACTGCGCCCGACGCGAAGCCCAAAACGCTGTTCCGCGAGACGACGATGGCTTGGGTGGATGATCCCGGCGAACCGCGGTTCCTGCCGGACGGTTCCTTCCTGTTTCTCAGCGAGCGCACCGGATGGAAGCACCTCTACCACTACTCTGCCGGGGGGAAGTTGATCACCCCGATCACGAAGGGCGATTGGGAGGTGCGCGACGTGCTTCGCATCGACGGGAAGGAAAAGACGGTGTATTTCACCGCGGGCCTCACCAGTCCGACCGGAACGGACTTTTGCCGCGTGCAATTTGGTGGAGATACCGAACTACTCAGCGAAAAGGGCCGGACGCATCGCGTTTCGCTTGCGCCGAGTGGCGGGTTGTTCGTGGACCGGTTCGGCGACGCGATGACGCCGACGCGCTCGAACGTGTGCGAGGTGGGGAAGGGGGCCGTGCGCAAGCTCGACACGAACCCGGTGCGCGAGCGCGAAGAGTTCCGGTTTGGGAAGTACGAGCGCGTGAAGATCGAACTTAAGGACAGGTTCGTACTTGAAGGTGCGATTACGTACCCGCCGAACTTCGACCGGACCAAGAAATATCCCGTGTGGCTGTTCACTTACGCCGGTCCGCACAGCCCAACTCTGCGCGACGAGTGGGGTGGCGGGCGCATCATGGAACAGTCGCTCGCGACCAGCGGCGTGATCTGTTTTCGGGTGGACCCGCGGAGCGCGAGCGGGAAGGGGGCGCAGTCCGCGTGGACGTGTTACAAGCAACTCGGTGTTCAGGAACTTAAGGATCTGGAAGAAGCGGTCGCGTGGCTGGCGAAGAACCCGTACATTGATGCGACGCGCGTGGGCATCAGCGGGCACAGTTACGGCGGGTTCATGGCCGCATTCGCGCTGACGCACTCCAAGACTTTCAGCGCGGGGATCGCGTCCGGTCCTGTTACGGACTGGGCGCTCTACGACACGATCTACACCGAGCGCTATATGCTCACGCCGAAGGAAAACCCGGACGGGTACGCGAAATCGAGTTGCGTGGCCGCGGCGAAGGAGCTGAACGGTAAACTGCTCATCGTTCACGGCATGATGGACGACAACGTCCACATGCAGAACAGTGTGCAACTCGCCGACGCGCTTCAGAAGACCGGCAAGGACTTTGAGATGATGCTCTACCCCCGAGCGCGACACGGTATCGGGGGCGGGCACTACTTGAAACTGCAACTCGACTTCATCCGCCGCACGATGGGCGCGAACGAGTAA
- a CDS encoding SDR family oxidoreductase gives MTDLFSLQGEVAAVLGGTGVLGGAMADALAAAGAIVAVVGRSEERGMERVRAIEKAGGKAIFQSADAMSRESLVAARDAITAKLGNVTVLINGAGGNKPEATVAPGGDFCKMGLEGWSAVFDLNLVGGTLLPCQIFGEKMVAAGRGSIINIASMASITPLSRVVAYSASKAAVLNLTLWLAREWATKGVRVNAISPGFFPAEQNRRMLLKDDGTYTERGQAIVGHTPMGRFGSAEELAGAVIWLASQRASGFVTGQNIVVDGGFSSVTI, from the coding sequence ATGACCGATCTTTTCAGTCTCCAAGGCGAAGTGGCTGCGGTTCTCGGCGGCACGGGCGTTCTCGGCGGGGCGATGGCCGATGCCCTGGCCGCGGCCGGTGCGATCGTTGCGGTTGTGGGCCGCAGCGAAGAGCGCGGAATGGAGCGCGTCCGCGCCATTGAAAAGGCCGGTGGGAAGGCGATCTTTCAGAGCGCCGACGCGATGAGCCGTGAATCGCTGGTTGCCGCACGCGACGCGATTACTGCGAAGCTCGGCAACGTGACGGTCCTGATTAACGGTGCCGGCGGGAACAAGCCGGAAGCGACCGTCGCGCCCGGCGGCGACTTTTGCAAGATGGGGCTCGAAGGTTGGAGCGCGGTGTTTGATCTGAACCTCGTCGGCGGAACACTTTTGCCGTGCCAGATTTTCGGCGAAAAAATGGTCGCGGCCGGGCGCGGGAGCATCATCAACATCGCGTCGATGGCGAGCATCACCCCGCTCTCGCGCGTGGTCGCGTACTCTGCGTCGAAGGCCGCGGTGCTGAATCTGACCCTCTGGCTCGCGCGCGAGTGGGCCACTAAAGGCGTGCGAGTGAACGCGATCAGCCCGGGGTTCTTCCCGGCCGAGCAGAACCGCCGCATGCTGCTCAAAGACGATGGCACGTACACCGAGCGCGGGCAGGCCATCGTGGGCCACACGCCGATGGGCCGGTTCGGGAGCGCGGAGGAACTCGCCGGTGCGGTGATCTGGCTCGCGTCTCAGCGCGCGTCCGGCTTCGTGACCGGCCAGAACATCGTCGTGGACGGCGGGTTCTCGTCGGTCACGATCTAA
- a CDS encoding tagaturonate epimerase family protein: MLTLGKYSIGVGDRFAHQAKAQLQACVLAAKSGIEVIPVWNKSNREHTIIGSEPASVRAAADAAVRDLKWAKPYYVDADHIRLDTVERFLPACDFYTIDVADSIGQPTNTNAVKIFTTRHPELLGTLAIPGVSEPFTTTQADIERVIGKYLKAVKDAGAIYHKIAWAKGSDNFITEVSMDETDEPQSPQELLLILGALADEGVPVQTIAPKFTGRFNKGVDYVGNVAQFEREFRDDLAVIAYAVKKFRLPANLKLSVHSGSDKFSLYAPMHRAIRDTGAGLHLKTAGTTWLEEVIGLAESGGEGLALAKTIYAKALAKKDELCAPYATVIDIDASKLPPADEVQQWTSEQFVDALRHDPKNPQFNSSLRQLVHVGFKIAAQLGEQYLGMLRMCETAVARNVTGNLFDRHLKPLFIG, encoded by the coding sequence ATGCTCACGCTCGGTAAATACTCGATCGGGGTCGGCGACCGGTTCGCGCACCAGGCAAAAGCCCAACTCCAAGCGTGCGTCCTCGCGGCCAAAAGCGGCATCGAAGTCATCCCGGTGTGGAACAAGTCGAACCGCGAGCACACCATCATCGGGTCCGAACCCGCGAGCGTGCGCGCCGCCGCAGATGCCGCGGTGCGCGACCTGAAATGGGCCAAGCCCTACTACGTTGACGCCGACCACATCCGGCTCGATACGGTCGAGCGTTTCCTCCCGGCCTGCGATTTCTACACGATCGACGTGGCCGACTCCATCGGCCAGCCGACGAACACGAACGCGGTCAAGATCTTCACGACCCGGCACCCCGAACTGCTCGGTACGCTGGCGATCCCCGGGGTGTCCGAACCGTTCACAACGACTCAAGCCGACATCGAGCGCGTCATCGGGAAGTACCTCAAGGCGGTCAAGGACGCGGGAGCGATCTACCACAAGATCGCGTGGGCGAAGGGCTCCGACAACTTCATCACTGAAGTGTCGATGGACGAAACCGACGAGCCACAGTCGCCACAAGAACTGTTGCTGATCCTCGGCGCCCTCGCCGACGAAGGCGTGCCGGTTCAGACCATCGCACCGAAGTTTACCGGGCGGTTCAACAAGGGCGTGGACTACGTCGGTAACGTGGCCCAATTCGAGCGCGAGTTCCGCGACGACCTCGCGGTGATCGCCTACGCGGTGAAGAAGTTCCGGCTCCCAGCCAATTTGAAGCTGAGCGTTCACTCGGGAAGCGACAAGTTCTCGCTGTACGCTCCGATGCACCGCGCGATTCGCGACACCGGCGCCGGTTTGCACCTGAAGACCGCTGGTACGACCTGGCTGGAAGAGGTAATCGGCCTCGCGGAATCCGGGGGCGAGGGGCTGGCTCTGGCAAAAACAATCTACGCCAAGGCACTTGCGAAAAAAGACGAACTCTGTGCCCCCTACGCCACCGTAATCGACATCGACGCCTCGAAATTGCCGCCCGCGGACGAGGTACAACAATGGACCTCGGAACAGTTCGTGGACGCCCTGCGTCACGACCCCAAGAACCCGCAGTTCAACTCGTCGCTCCGTCAACTGGTCCACGTCGGGTTCAAGATCGCGGCGCAGTTGGGCGAACAGTACCTCGGCATGCTGAGGATGTGCGAAACCGCTGTCGCGCGCAACGTAACCGGGAACCTGTTCGACCGGCACCTGAAACCGCTGTTCATCGGGTAA
- a CDS encoding ceramidase — translation MPAPDEGAPAPQPDWLLIQNGRMPDWGPVYTETPPNPFDPDAPPVAEPWNTVTATFFVFIALWFVWRVRGRYHDFPFLTACMPILFTGAIGGVLFHGTRTRVTYFLLDVVPISLLGLAGSLFMAYRLWGRGSWRYFLPGICVFYVTVNRVLFRAVGPVNMQWSVNLSYASLALVVLSPIVLILWRTRFRHGGWVVAGVISFAIAWFFRLVDREIGATLPMGSHWLWHTFGAISTTLVIQFFYKVEGDSAAHREIEMRPG, via the coding sequence ATGCCCGCACCCGATGAGGGCGCCCCCGCGCCTCAACCCGATTGGCTCCTGATCCAAAACGGCCGGATGCCGGATTGGGGGCCGGTGTACACCGAAACCCCGCCCAACCCGTTCGACCCGGACGCGCCGCCGGTCGCCGAGCCGTGGAACACGGTCACCGCGACCTTCTTCGTATTTATCGCGCTGTGGTTCGTCTGGAGGGTCCGCGGGCGGTATCACGATTTCCCGTTTTTGACCGCGTGCATGCCGATCCTCTTCACCGGCGCAATCGGCGGAGTCCTGTTCCACGGCACCCGCACTCGAGTCACCTATTTTCTGCTCGATGTGGTTCCGATCTCTCTGTTGGGCCTCGCCGGTTCACTGTTCATGGCTTACCGGTTGTGGGGCCGCGGATCGTGGAGGTACTTCCTGCCCGGCATCTGCGTGTTCTACGTCACCGTGAACCGGGTGCTGTTCCGGGCGGTCGGCCCCGTCAACATGCAGTGGAGCGTCAACCTGTCTTACGCCTCGCTCGCACTGGTCGTCCTTTCGCCGATTGTGCTCATTTTGTGGCGCACGCGGTTCCGCCACGGCGGATGGGTGGTTGCGGGCGTCATCAGCTTCGCGATCGCGTGGTTCTTCCGGCTCGTGGACCGCGAGATCGGCGCCACGCTCCCGATGGGGAGCCACTGGTTGTGGCACACGTTCGGGGCGATCAGCACGACACTGGTAATCCAGTTCTTTTACAAGGTCGAAGGCGACAGCGCGGCGCACAGAGAAATCGAAATGCGCCCGGGATGA
- a CDS encoding metallophosphoesterase, producing the protein MLPSLAQPPSRGHRGLNLPPGPRGALGGRLARFVGRNWARLGYAYHVEPTWLAVNRVTLPVRGLPNALAGTRIAHLSDFHCGAHIPAGYLEGAVERTAEERADLIALTGDFIDRGPHHAPAAAKLFRHLKAPLGVFAVLGNHDFSVHTARGARRHPGLDRVISDALGSEGVNVLRNRSVRVERDGAGLLVAGVDDLWSGETDLGAAFGGTCENTPRVLLAHNPHTVEHLGEHRADVILSGHTHGGQINWPGVGRLLLNKNARRLAAGLYPVRDGHLYVNTGVGFGWRFRFGVRPELAVFTLQPA; encoded by the coding sequence ATGCTTCCTTCCCTCGCTCAACCACCCTCTCGCGGACACCGCGGTTTAAACCTGCCGCCGGGACCGCGCGGGGCGCTCGGCGGGCGCCTAGCGCGTTTCGTGGGCCGGAACTGGGCGCGATTAGGGTACGCCTACCACGTCGAACCGACTTGGCTCGCAGTGAATCGCGTGACGCTGCCGGTTCGCGGGCTCCCGAACGCTCTCGCCGGCACGCGGATCGCACATCTCAGCGATTTTCACTGCGGCGCACACATTCCCGCAGGGTATCTCGAAGGGGCCGTCGAGCGTACCGCCGAGGAACGGGCGGATCTGATCGCTTTGACCGGTGATTTCATTGACCGCGGCCCACACCACGCTCCGGCCGCAGCGAAGCTGTTTCGGCACTTGAAAGCACCGCTCGGTGTGTTCGCTGTGTTGGGGAACCACGATTTTTCGGTTCACACTGCTCGTGGCGCCCGGCGCCATCCGGGTTTGGACCGGGTCATTTCGGACGCGCTCGGTTCCGAAGGCGTGAACGTGCTGCGGAACCGGTCCGTGCGCGTCGAACGCGACGGGGCCGGGTTGCTCGTTGCGGGGGTCGACGACCTCTGGAGCGGTGAGACAGATTTGGGAGCCGCGTTCGGGGGCACGTGCGAGAATACGCCCCGTGTGCTCCTGGCGCATAATCCACACACGGTCGAGCATCTCGGTGAGCACAGGGCAGACGTGATCCTCAGCGGTCATACGCACGGCGGGCAAATCAACTGGCCCGGAGTCGGGCGCCTCTTGCTGAACAAGAACGCGCGGCGCCTGGCGGCCGGGCTGTACCCGGTTCGCGACGGGCACCTGTACGTGAACACCGGAGTGGGCTTCGGGTGGCGGTTCCGATTCGGGGTGCGGCCCGAACTCGCGGTCTTCACACTTCAGCCAGCGTAG